A portion of the Nitrospirota bacterium genome contains these proteins:
- a CDS encoding efflux RND transporter permease subunit, which produces MWLTLLALRNRIGILMLSLAMVVLGATSLDRLPVDLFPNIQVPVAFVGVIYKGAPPLDIEQSVVYPIEKAVSSASNVEHVESFAKHGIGAVQIWFNWGADINVGQMEVMQRVTQILNQLPPGVLQPFIVKFDLSNIPVALVTVSGTNMDERALYDLAYNVIAPQIEQIQNVAAATVEGGKIRQININLDPALLQARGLSILDVVREVKASNLILPSGDIKAGTLDYNVFTNNQFRTVEPINDVIVKVTPQGQPVRVRDLGTVTDSSDIQTNIVRTDGQRSVYLRVNKQPTANTVEVVDALRQALPKMIGIPPNVKLGVSFDQSVYIRQSIKNLIEQALHGSLLAAAVILIFLRNLTSTLIISVAIPLSILVTFIVLYFSGQTLNVFTLGGLALGIGRLVDDSIVELENIQRHLNESRRRWEEVQAAARELNPEAPLDLAVPTKWEALLEAAREVAMPIFASTVTTVVVFLPIFFLIGIAKLLFIPLTFTIAIALFTSFFISRTVTPALCYKFLKPEQEAHTHMPAWFARLMRWSAGRYEAFDARYQEALSWALGHKKVLIGTIVAIFAASLALLPFIGTEFLPVTDESQFRIYVRAPVGQRVEKTEQQVAEIERVLRETIPPEELETVVSSTGVTTQGRSSLFNRNTGPHASQISVYLKPPDQRRRSQVQIMNEVRPKVLKLFPGVAVFFDPGGLVKRIVSFGSQKSVDVEIYGYDLEKARGVIRQVETVMHQVHGLADIEASREENYPELDITVDREKAALLGISETDVANAVLFSLNGNGQTDPIIYTDPQNGNEYYISAWLAEEYRKDLTDLDNILLTSRTGEPVLLKNVAAVHLNAGPVQIERKYFQRIVHITANPVDRDLGAIAEELEARFADLQLPPGFSIRLTGQIQQQRETFQGLIFASVLALLLVYMVMAAQFKSLLDPFIIMFSVPMGFPGVILMLFLTGTTLSTTSFMGVIMMLGIVVSNGVLLVDYTNVLRRRGIALREAVVKAARTRLRPILMTSLATVFGLLPMALGLGTGGETNAPLARAVIGGLTVSTVLTLFLIPTLYLILEERFPRKADPEMKTNGEPARTDWPRESEALAESPVRG; this is translated from the coding sequence ATGTGGCTGACTCTCCTCGCCCTCAGAAACCGCATCGGCATCCTGATGCTCTCCCTGGCCATGGTGGTGCTGGGTGCCACGTCCCTGGACCGCCTGCCGGTGGATCTGTTCCCGAACATCCAGGTGCCGGTCGCCTTCGTGGGCGTGATCTACAAGGGGGCCCCCCCGCTCGACATCGAGCAGAGCGTCGTCTATCCGATCGAGAAGGCCGTCAGCTCCGCCTCGAACGTCGAGCACGTGGAGTCTTTCGCCAAGCACGGGATCGGGGCGGTCCAGATCTGGTTCAACTGGGGCGCCGACATCAACGTCGGGCAGATGGAGGTGATGCAGCGCGTCACCCAGATCCTCAACCAGCTCCCGCCCGGCGTCCTCCAGCCCTTCATCGTGAAGTTCGACCTCTCGAACATCCCGGTCGCGCTCGTCACCGTGTCCGGCACCAACATGGACGAGCGCGCGCTGTACGACCTGGCCTACAACGTGATCGCGCCCCAGATCGAGCAGATCCAGAACGTGGCGGCCGCCACCGTCGAGGGGGGCAAGATCCGCCAGATCAACATCAACCTGGACCCGGCCCTGCTCCAGGCCCGGGGGCTCTCGATCCTGGACGTGGTCCGCGAGGTCAAGGCCTCCAACCTGATCCTCCCCTCCGGCGACATCAAGGCCGGTACCCTGGACTACAACGTCTTCACGAACAACCAGTTCAGGACCGTCGAGCCGATCAACGACGTGATCGTCAAGGTCACGCCGCAGGGCCAGCCGGTCCGGGTGCGGGATCTCGGCACGGTCACGGACTCCTCGGACATTCAGACCAACATCGTCCGGACGGACGGCCAGCGGTCGGTCTACCTGCGCGTGAACAAACAGCCCACCGCGAACACGGTCGAGGTTGTGGACGCGCTCCGGCAGGCACTCCCCAAGATGATCGGCATTCCGCCCAACGTGAAGCTGGGCGTCTCCTTCGACCAGTCCGTCTACATCAGGCAGTCCATCAAGAACCTGATCGAGCAGGCCCTGCACGGCTCCCTGTTGGCGGCGGCCGTGATCCTGATCTTCCTGCGCAACCTGACCAGCACGCTGATCATCTCGGTCGCGATTCCGCTCTCGATCCTCGTCACGTTCATCGTCCTCTACTTCAGCGGGCAGACCCTGAACGTCTTCACGCTGGGCGGGCTGGCGCTGGGCATCGGCCGGCTGGTGGACGACTCGATCGTCGAGCTGGAGAACATCCAGCGCCACCTGAACGAGAGCCGCCGGCGCTGGGAGGAGGTGCAGGCGGCCGCGCGGGAGCTGAACCCGGAGGCCCCGCTCGACCTCGCGGTCCCGACCAAGTGGGAGGCCCTGCTGGAGGCGGCCCGTGAGGTGGCCATGCCGATCTTCGCCTCCACCGTCACCACCGTGGTCGTGTTCCTGCCGATCTTTTTCCTCATCGGCATCGCGAAGCTCCTGTTCATCCCTCTCACGTTCACGATCGCGATCGCGCTGTTCACCTCGTTCTTCATCTCGCGCACGGTCACGCCGGCCCTCTGCTACAAGTTTCTCAAGCCGGAGCAGGAGGCCCACACGCACATGCCGGCCTGGTTCGCGCGGCTCATGCGATGGAGCGCCGGAAGGTACGAGGCCTTCGATGCCCGCTACCAGGAGGCCCTGAGCTGGGCGCTGGGCCACAAGAAGGTCCTGATCGGGACCATCGTGGCGATCTTCGCCGCCTCGCTGGCCCTGCTGCCCTTCATCGGCACCGAGTTTCTGCCGGTGACCGACGAGAGCCAGTTCAGGATTTACGTGCGCGCGCCGGTGGGCCAGCGGGTGGAGAAGACCGAGCAGCAGGTGGCGGAGATCGAGCGGGTGCTCCGGGAGACGATCCCGCCCGAGGAGCTGGAAACCGTCGTGTCCAGCACCGGGGTGACGACCCAGGGCCGGTCGTCCCTCTTCAACCGGAACACCGGCCCTCACGCCTCCCAGATCTCCGTGTACCTGAAGCCGCCCGATCAGCGGAGGCGCAGCCAGGTCCAGATCATGAACGAGGTGCGGCCGAAGGTCCTGAAGCTCTTCCCCGGCGTCGCGGTCTTCTTCGACCCCGGCGGGCTCGTGAAGCGCATCGTGAGCTTCGGGTCCCAGAAGTCCGTGGACGTCGAGATCTACGGCTACGACCTGGAGAAGGCCCGCGGGGTGATCCGGCAGGTCGAGACGGTCATGCACCAGGTCCACGGCCTCGCCGACATCGAGGCGAGCCGGGAGGAGAACTATCCCGAGCTCGACATCACGGTGGACCGGGAGAAGGCCGCGCTGCTGGGGATCAGCGAGACCGACGTGGCCAACGCGGTGCTGTTCTCGCTGAACGGGAACGGGCAGACCGACCCGATCATCTACACCGACCCACAGAACGGGAACGAGTACTACATCAGCGCCTGGCTGGCCGAGGAGTATCGGAAGGACCTGACGGATCTGGACAACATCCTGCTCACGAGCCGGACGGGCGAGCCGGTCCTGCTCAAGAACGTGGCGGCGGTCCACCTGAACGCCGGCCCGGTCCAGATCGAGCGGAAATACTTCCAGCGGATCGTCCACATCACGGCCAATCCGGTGGACCGGGACCTTGGCGCCATCGCGGAGGAATTGGAAGCACGCTTCGCGGACTTGCAGCTCCCGCCCGGCTTCAGCATCCGGCTGACCGGACAGATCCAGCAACAGCGGGAGACCTTTCAGGGACTGATCTTCGCTTCCGTGCTCGCGCTCCTGCTCGTTTACATGGTGATGGCGGCCCAGTTCAAATCCCTGCTGGACCCCTTCATCATCATGTTCTCGGTCCCGATGGGCTTTCCCGGCGTGATCCTGATGCTGTTCCTGACGGGCACGACGCTGTCCACCACCTCGTTCATGGGCGTCATCATGATGCTCGGAATCGTGGTCTCCAACGGCGTGCTGCTCGTGGACTACACGAACGTGCTGCGGCGGCGCGGGATCGCGTTGCGCGAAGCCGTCGTCAAGGCGGCGCGGACGAGGCTGCGGCCGATCCTCATGACCTCGCTCGCGACGGTCTTCGGCCTGCTGCCCATGGCGCTGGGGCTCGGCACGGGCGGCGAGACCAACGCGCCCCTGGCCCGCGCCGTGATCGGCGGCCTTACGGTCTCGACGGTCCTGACCCTGTTCCTGATCCCGACCCTGTACCTGATCCTGGAGGAGCGGTTCCCGCGCAAGGCGGATCCGGAGATGAAGACGAACGGGGAGCCGGCCAGGACCGACTGGCCGAGGGAATCCGAGGCGCTGGCGGAGAGCCCCGTCCGAGGCTGA
- a CDS encoding efflux RND transporter periplasmic adaptor subunit, with translation MNRLRQHPGLTFLVILVLALTGLVLFRLTNSSAKGDGRKGRVITVGTVTPLRQDLDVRLPFTADIQPFQQVNVFSRVDGYIAKLHVDKGDFVKANQLLVEIDHTDYVHAVNRAKANLAAARADVLRQEANIRNAKLTLSRFEKLIKDQFVSQQDLDNAQVNYDTAVAQIESLKAQVKQMEVALQQAETNLSYSYIRAPFAGYIAERNLDPGAYVTGSTASTSTMSRGILTLHHINTVRIMIEVVEKDVPLVKIGQKAEVRAEAYPDRVFAGKVTRIVQALNRGTRTMTVEVDLENPDLALKGGMFARVELIVGLHPSAVQIPIDALTRLEESQYVYVVREGKAYQVPVEVGVRAGTRIEITKGLTGAEQVILSGKDLVTDGTSVQASPLPAVKREG, from the coding sequence ATGAACCGTCTCCGGCAACATCCGGGCCTGACGTTCCTGGTCATCCTGGTCCTGGCGCTGACCGGGCTGGTGCTGTTCCGTCTGACCAACAGCAGCGCCAAGGGCGACGGGCGCAAGGGGCGGGTGATCACGGTCGGCACGGTCACGCCGCTCCGCCAGGATCTGGACGTGCGCCTGCCCTTCACCGCGGACATCCAGCCCTTCCAGCAGGTAAACGTGTTCTCGCGCGTGGACGGCTACATCGCGAAGCTGCACGTGGACAAGGGCGACTTCGTGAAGGCCAACCAGTTGCTCGTCGAGATCGACCACACCGACTACGTCCACGCGGTGAACCGCGCCAAGGCCAACCTGGCCGCGGCGCGGGCGGACGTGCTGCGCCAGGAGGCGAACATCCGGAACGCCAAGCTGACCCTGTCCCGGTTCGAGAAGCTGATCAAGGACCAGTTCGTGTCCCAACAGGACCTGGACAACGCGCAGGTCAACTACGACACGGCGGTCGCCCAGATCGAGTCGCTCAAGGCCCAGGTGAAGCAGATGGAGGTAGCGCTGCAGCAGGCCGAGACGAACCTCTCCTACTCGTACATCCGGGCGCCCTTCGCCGGCTACATCGCCGAGCGGAACCTGGACCCCGGCGCCTACGTCACCGGCTCGACGGCCAGCACCTCGACCATGTCCCGCGGCATCCTGACCCTGCACCACATCAACACGGTCCGGATCATGATCGAGGTGGTGGAGAAGGACGTGCCGCTGGTCAAGATCGGCCAGAAGGCCGAGGTGCGCGCCGAGGCTTACCCGGACCGGGTGTTCGCGGGCAAGGTCACCCGGATCGTGCAGGCCCTGAATCGCGGCACCCGCACGATGACCGTGGAGGTGGACCTGGAGAACCCCGACCTGGCCCTCAAGGGCGGCATGTTCGCCCGGGTCGAGCTGATCGTCGGCCTCCACCCGAGCGCCGTGCAGATCCCGATCGACGCCCTGACCCGGCTGGAGGAAAGCCAGTACGTCTACGTCGTCCGCGAGGGGAAGGCCTACCAGGTTCCGGTGGAGGTCGGCGTGCGGGCCGGCACGCGCATCGAGATCACCAAGGGGCTGACCGGCGCCGAGCAGGTAATCCTCTCCGGCAAGGACCTGGTCACCGACGGGACCAGCGTGCAGGCCAGCCCTCTTCCAGCAGTAAAACGTGAAGGGTGA
- a CDS encoding TetR/AcrR family transcriptional regulator: MRHSKPIERAARPSGHERQASIIAAAAALFAANGFKGTTTREIARTAGISEALLFKHFPTKRALYAAILAEKAPLSQLLAAVEAAARKRNDHRVFTLIASHRIRRASDPTLLRLLLFSALEGHDLSDMFFRNQHRVFYDYLAGYIAKRVEDGAFQRVDPLLAARAFMGMVAHHRLLHEIFRVREHRTPEDSVAAYVSLFLDGIRARPRHLKLVGRKARHALS; encoded by the coding sequence GTGCGCCATTCCAAGCCGATCGAGCGCGCCGCCAGACCCTCCGGACACGAGCGCCAGGCCAGCATCATCGCGGCCGCAGCGGCGCTCTTCGCCGCCAACGGGTTCAAGGGGACGACCACCAGGGAGATCGCGAGGACGGCCGGCATCAGCGAGGCCCTGCTCTTCAAACATTTCCCCACCAAGCGTGCGCTCTACGCCGCGATCCTGGCGGAGAAAGCCCCCCTCTCTCAATTGCTGGCCGCAGTCGAGGCGGCGGCCCGCAAGCGGAACGACCACCGCGTGTTCACGCTGATCGCGAGCCACCGGATCCGTCGGGCGTCCGACCCGACGCTGCTCCGGCTGCTCCTGTTCAGCGCGCTGGAGGGCCACGATCTTTCGGACATGTTCTTCCGGAACCAGCACCGGGTGTTTTACGACTACCTGGCCGGGTACATCGCCAAGCGCGTCGAAGACGGCGCCTTCCAGCGCGTGGACCCGCTCCTCGCCGCCCGCGCCTTCATGGGCATGGTCGCGCACCACCGGCTGCTGCACGAGATCTTCAGAGTCCGCGAGCACCGGACCCCCGAAGACAGCGTCGCCGCCTACGTCTCGCTGTTCCTGGACGGCATTCGCGCGAGGCCGCGGCATTTGAAACTGGTCGGCAGAAAGGCGAGGCACGCGCTCTCATGA
- a CDS encoding thiamine pyrophosphate-binding protein has protein sequence MIESDDFVRTLQDIGFDFFTGVPDTFLAGIIATLLERRLFVPAVREDAAVAMAAGAYMAGKVPAVLMPNAGLGRCLDTLVSLNLVCRQPCLLLVSWRGFQGKDAPEHLVMGQTVTQLLDTVRIPHRTLSEPTAQDDLNWVAQTFMKARVPVALLLKSGVVRGLQP, from the coding sequence GTGATCGAGAGCGACGACTTCGTCCGGACCCTGCAGGACATCGGGTTCGACTTCTTTACCGGCGTGCCCGACACCTTTCTGGCCGGCATCATCGCCACGCTGCTCGAGCGACGCCTCTTCGTCCCCGCGGTGCGCGAGGATGCGGCGGTGGCCATGGCCGCCGGGGCGTACATGGCCGGCAAGGTGCCGGCGGTCCTGATGCCCAACGCCGGGTTGGGGCGGTGCCTGGACACGCTGGTCTCACTGAACCTCGTCTGCCGACAGCCCTGCCTGCTCCTTGTCTCCTGGCGCGGGTTCCAGGGGAAGGACGCCCCCGAGCATCTCGTCATGGGGCAGACCGTGACGCAGCTCCTCGACACGGTCCGGATCCCGCACCGGACGCTGTCGGAGCCGACCGCCCAGGACGACCTCAACTGGGTGGCGCAGACCTTCATGAAGGCCCGCGTTCCCGTGGCGCTGCTGCTCAAGAGCGGAGTCGTCCGCGGGCTGCAACCATGA
- a CDS encoding thiamine pyrophosphate-dependent enzyme — protein MRPEEGTMQSRARAIQTLLDLLTDQPVVVCSGFPSRETFKLRDRPTHFYMAGAVGTAAAVGLGVALGKPGKKVVVLDGDGNVLMGLGTLATVGALAPKNLIHVVLDNEVYGGSGNQPSLSRVVRLDQVAKAAGYANVERVREREDLAYEFKTMLTADGPSFLLVKVNELAEDVGPVPLEPPQITERFRKAIE, from the coding sequence ATGAGGCCGGAAGAGGGGACGATGCAGAGCCGGGCGCGGGCGATTCAGACGCTCCTGGACCTGCTCACCGATCAGCCGGTCGTCGTGTGCAGCGGGTTCCCGTCCCGCGAGACGTTCAAGCTGCGGGACCGGCCGACGCACTTCTACATGGCGGGGGCCGTGGGCACGGCCGCGGCGGTCGGGCTGGGGGTGGCGCTGGGCAAGCCCGGGAAGAAGGTCGTGGTGCTGGACGGGGACGGGAACGTCCTGATGGGGCTGGGCACGCTCGCGACGGTCGGGGCGCTGGCGCCGAAGAACTTGATCCACGTGGTGCTGGACAACGAGGTCTACGGCGGCAGCGGCAACCAGCCGTCGCTCTCGCGGGTGGTGCGGCTGGATCAGGTGGCCAAGGCGGCCGGCTACGCGAACGTGGAGCGGGTGCGCGAGCGGGAAGACCTCGCCTACGAGTTCAAGACCATGCTGACCGCGGACGGCCCCAGCTTCCTGCTCGTGAAAGTGAACGAGCTGGCGGAGGACGTCGGCCCGGTCCCGCTCGAGCCGCCCCAGATCACCGAGCGATTCCGAAAGGCGATTGAATAG
- a CDS encoding aminotransferase class V-fold PLP-dependent enzyme: MILLTPGPVNVSERVRAALQGTAIGPHEAEFAELVHGIRQKLLRAFVPGAESDYTAIVLTGSGSAAVEAALLSSLPHGKRALVINNGPYGEQMASIVGVHRLGVAEYKLELGAKFDPERLRLALRQHPEVHVVAMVHHETSTGQLNPVREMAEVADSQNRVFLVDSVGGLGGEPLDIAGSHLYMVAGAAHVGIQGWPGVSFVLVRKGFMERMKSYPKRSWYLHLPHYYEDEERGTIPFTPATPVYAAFHEALAELLEEGVAARTQRYRKPTAMLRKKLGELGLKPLLPPEHQSGTLTAWHLPPGLTDELLRTRLKERGYVIPPGQGSLAGKIFRVATMGALTDQQIEGFLTAFQQALESAAVRP; this comes from the coding sequence GTGATTTTACTCACTCCCGGTCCCGTCAACGTCTCGGAGCGGGTACGCGCAGCCCTGCAGGGAACGGCCATCGGACCCCACGAGGCCGAATTTGCGGAGCTGGTCCACGGCATCAGACAGAAGCTGCTCCGGGCCTTCGTGCCGGGAGCCGAATCCGACTATACGGCGATCGTCCTGACCGGCTCGGGGAGCGCGGCCGTGGAAGCGGCCCTGCTCTCCTCCCTGCCCCACGGGAAACGCGCCCTCGTCATCAACAATGGCCCTTATGGGGAGCAAATGGCCTCCATCGTGGGGGTCCACCGGCTGGGGGTGGCGGAATACAAGCTGGAGCTGGGGGCCAAGTTCGACCCGGAGCGGCTCCGGCTCGCGCTGCGGCAGCATCCGGAGGTCCACGTCGTGGCCATGGTCCACCACGAGACGAGCACGGGCCAGCTCAATCCGGTCAGGGAGATGGCGGAGGTGGCGGACAGCCAGAACCGCGTGTTCCTCGTGGACTCGGTGGGCGGCCTGGGCGGAGAGCCGCTGGACATCGCCGGCTCGCACCTCTACATGGTCGCCGGGGCGGCCCACGTGGGCATCCAGGGATGGCCCGGCGTCTCCTTCGTGCTCGTACGCAAGGGGTTCATGGAACGGATGAAGAGCTATCCCAAGCGTTCCTGGTACCTGCACCTGCCCCACTACTACGAGGACGAGGAGCGGGGCACCATCCCGTTCACGCCGGCGACGCCGGTCTATGCGGCCTTCCACGAGGCGCTCGCGGAGCTGCTGGAGGAGGGTGTGGCTGCGAGGACCCAACGGTACAGGAAACCGACCGCGATGCTCCGCAAGAAGCTGGGCGAGCTGGGGCTCAAGCCGCTTCTGCCGCCAGAGCACCAATCCGGGACGCTCACCGCCTGGCATCTGCCGCCGGGCCTGACCGACGAGCTGCTCCGCACTCGCTTGAAGGAACGGGGCTACGTGATCCCGCCCGGTCAGGGCTCGCTCGCCGGCAAGATCTTCCGCGTGGCCACGATGGGCGCGCTGACCGATCAGCAGATCGAGGGGTTTCTCACGGCCTTCCAGCAGGCGCTGGAATCGGCCGCCGTGCGTCCTTAG